Proteins from one Sulfurovum sp. TSL1 genomic window:
- the rplB gene encoding 50S ribosomal protein L2, whose product MAIKTYKPTTPSRRYMTNLDSGDITAKASVRALLKNLPRSAGRNSNGRITSRHREAGAKKLYRIIDFKRNKFNIEGTVATVEYDPYRNCRICLIKYVDGDRRYVLQPKGLKVGDKIMSAESGLDIKTGNAMKLMNIPVGTLVHNIELNPGHGGQIARSAGGYAQIMGRDGKYVSLRLPSGEMRYVLGTCLATIGTVGNEDFSNIVIGKAGRSRHLGIRPQTRGSAMNPIDHPHGGGEGKTNSGRHPVSPWGTPAKGFKTRKKKASDKLIISKRKK is encoded by the coding sequence ATGGCAATTAAAACATATAAACCAACCACACCTTCACGTCGTTATATGACTAACCTTGACAGTGGTGATATCACTGCCAAAGCAAGCGTTAGAGCTCTACTTAAGAATCTTCCGAGATCCGCAGGTAGAAACAGTAACGGTAGAATCACTTCTCGTCACAGAGAAGCGGGGGCTAAAAAACTATACAGAATCATCGATTTTAAAAGAAATAAATTTAACATCGAAGGTACAGTAGCAACTGTTGAATACGATCCGTACAGAAACTGTAGAATCTGTCTTATCAAGTATGTTGATGGAGACAGAAGATATGTACTTCAACCAAAAGGCCTTAAAGTAGGTGATAAGATCATGTCAGCGGAGTCAGGCCTTGATATCAAGACCGGTAATGCAATGAAATTGATGAATATTCCTGTAGGTACATTGGTTCACAACATTGAATTGAATCCTGGTCATGGTGGTCAGATCGCACGTTCAGCGGGTGGTTATGCACAGATCATGGGTAGAGATGGTAAATACGTTTCATTGAGACTTCCATCTGGTGAAATGAGATATGTACTAGGTACATGCCTTGCTACGATCGGTACAGTAGGTAACGAAGATTTCTCAAATATCGTTATCGGTAAAGCTGGTAGAAGCAGACACCTTGGTATCAGACCGCAAACACGTGGTTCTGCGATGAACCCGATCGATCACCCGCACGGTGGTGGTGAAGGTAAGACAAACTCAGGACGTCATCCAGTATCTCCATGGGGTACTCCGGCTAAAGGGTTTAAAACACGTAAGAAAAAAGCTAGTGATAAGTTAATTATCTCTAAGCGTAAGAAGTAA
- a CDS encoding 50S ribosomal protein L23 gives MADITDIKSIMYTEKSLALQEDGVIVVQTTPRMTKNGLKEVFKEFFGINPLRVNSMRVDGKVKRFRGVEGKRADLKKFYVKLPEDAKIESLAV, from the coding sequence ATGGCAGATATTACAGATATTAAATCAATTATGTATACAGAGAAGAGTTTGGCTCTTCAAGAAGATGGTGTCATCGTAGTTCAAACGACTCCAAGAATGACTAAAAATGGTCTTAAAGAAGTATTTAAAGAATTCTTCGGGATCAATCCACTTAGAGTAAACTCAATGAGAGTAGACGGAAAAGTGAAAAGATTTAGAGGTGTTGAAGGAAAAAGAGCAGACTTGAAAAAGTTCTATGTGAAGCTTCCAGAAGATGCAAAAATCGAAAGCTTAGCGGTATAA
- the rplD gene encoding 50S ribosomal protein L4, whose translation MKTTVIKTTDLPQSFLEVHPHNLYLYCKAYAAGLRANTAQTKTRSDVRGGGKKPWAQKGGGRARAGSLRSPVFVGGGVAFGPSTNKNYDQKVNKKQKKLALYHALAEMAANERLFVVDNIEIASGKTKDAMAFVNGLEQRDVLVVKEMIDDKTFLAFRNLQNAYLIESNELNAYLAAAYHSIVIEKALFDKLTKEA comes from the coding sequence ATGAAAACAACAGTAATTAAAACAACAGACCTTCCACAATCGTTTCTGGAAGTTCACCCGCATAACCTTTACCTCTATTGTAAAGCGTATGCTGCTGGTCTTAGAGCCAACACTGCACAGACTAAAACAAGATCTGATGTACGTGGTGGTGGTAAGAAACCATGGGCTCAAAAAGGTGGCGGACGTGCAAGAGCGGGTTCATTGAGATCACCTGTTTTTGTTGGCGGTGGTGTTGCATTTGGTCCAAGTACGAACAAGAACTATGACCAAAAAGTGAACAAAAAGCAAAAGAAACTTGCGCTCTACCATGCATTGGCAGAGATGGCAGCGAACGAGAGACTTTTTGTGGTTGACAATATTGAAATTGCATCAGGTAAAACAAAAGATGCAATGGCATTTGTAAACGGGCTTGAGCAAAGAGATGTACTTGTAGTGAAAGAGATGATCGATGATAAGACTTTCTTAGCATTCAGAAATCTTCAGAACGCATACCTCATTGAATCAAATGAGCTTAATGCTTATCTTGCGGCTGCATATCACTCAATCGTGATTGAAAAAGCACTATTTGATAAATTGACGAAAGAGGCTTAA
- the rplC gene encoding 50S ribosomal protein L3 produces the protein MEFIVEKIGMSRTVDVPSVPVTLLKVIETKVCEVREDGKALVAYNSSKKLNKSIEGQQTKYGVSKEFNKFMTIKVAEGTEAGDLSTAALAETSVVKTSLDTKGRGFQGGMKRHGFGGGPGSHGHRFGRRIGSIGNAEWPGRVMPGKKMPGQYGNTQVTVKNDVMSFDAENGILVLKGSIPGHNGARGLVRIVK, from the coding sequence ATGGAATTTATTGTAGAAAAAATTGGTATGAGCAGAACTGTTGATGTACCAAGTGTTCCAGTTACACTTCTTAAAGTTATTGAAACGAAAGTTTGTGAAGTGAGAGAAGACGGGAAAGCACTTGTTGCGTATAACTCTAGTAAAAAACTGAATAAGAGCATCGAAGGTCAGCAGACTAAATACGGTGTATCTAAAGAGTTTAACAAATTCATGACTATTAAAGTTGCTGAAGGTACTGAAGCTGGTGATCTAAGCACAGCGGCATTGGCTGAAACATCTGTAGTGAAAACTTCTCTTGACACTAAGGGTAGAGGTTTCCAAGGTGGTATGAAGCGTCACGGTTTCGGTGGTGGACCTGGTTCACACGGACACAGATTTGGTAGAAGAATCGGTTCGATCGGTAACGCTGAGTGGCCTGGTCGTGTTATGCCTGGTAAAAAAATGCCTGGACAATACGGTAACACACAAGTTACTGTGAAAAATGACGTCATGTCGTTTGATGCTGAAAACGGTATCTTAGTATTAAAAGGTTCAATTCCTGGTCACAATGGGGCTAGAGGATTGGTAAGGATAGTTAAATAA
- the rpsJ gene encoding 30S ribosomal protein S10, whose amino-acid sequence MEKIRLKLKAYDHRVLDRSVAAIIDAVKRTGAEIRGPIPMPTKLKRYTVLKSPHVNKDAREQFEIRIHGRMIDIVSATSDTIDSLMKLDLAPEIEVEIRSMDK is encoded by the coding sequence ATGGAAAAAATTAGATTAAAGCTTAAAGCTTACGATCACAGAGTATTAGACAGATCAGTTGCTGCTATCATAGATGCAGTTAAACGTACAGGTGCAGAGATTAGAGGGCCGATTCCAATGCCAACTAAACTTAAGCGTTATACGGTTCTTAAATCACCACACGTCAACAAAGACGCACGTGAGCAATTTGAGATCAGAATTCACGGAAGAATGATCGACATCGTTTCGGCTACTTCAGATACTATCGATTCACTTATGAAGTTGGATCTAGCACCTGAAATAGAAGTTGAAATCAGATCAATGGACAAGTAG
- a CDS encoding AAA family ATPase, with the protein MELLEYYQNQRYATVNYVPRKCQLPLKGDINLYGARGAGKTTMILDLIQEEEEETTLYIDMEDPNLIFNRLTTLALQQYIDRVGIVLLILDHYTEGYLPSFPNVERLIVLSRLPLHHKDLIPVELFPLDYEEFLAFESTTSQSSGFNHFLRSGTLPMMARSQKNHIHVMKNFFKSAFDTNEQKLLLVLAQHHTKHLTTHQIYTFAKEKFKVSKDWLYRTMKLFTEEKLVLFIEDRYQKSGKKMLIFDFAFAKYLTLGQPFILQFETMIALALMKHGIEVETLGIHGYVTKNNELIIPAPFESEESLWVKSQSKFSIYKKYGIKKVTIVTVANTYEYHIEKLYFEAIPFNEWSVINAEE; encoded by the coding sequence ATGGAATTACTTGAATATTACCAAAATCAACGTTATGCCACTGTAAATTATGTGCCAAGAAAGTGCCAATTACCCCTCAAAGGAGACATCAACCTCTACGGTGCACGGGGTGCAGGAAAAACGACCATGATCCTTGATCTGATACAAGAAGAGGAGGAAGAGACGACACTCTACATAGATATGGAAGATCCCAATTTGATATTCAATAGGCTCACTACCCTCGCTCTTCAGCAGTACATAGACCGTGTGGGCATTGTTCTGCTCATACTGGATCATTATACGGAAGGCTATCTTCCGTCTTTCCCGAATGTTGAAAGACTCATTGTTCTCTCACGACTACCGCTTCATCATAAAGACCTCATCCCCGTTGAGCTTTTTCCTCTGGATTATGAAGAATTTCTTGCCTTTGAGAGCACCACTTCTCAGAGCAGCGGGTTTAACCACTTCTTGCGCTCTGGTACCCTGCCGATGATGGCAAGGTCACAAAAAAACCATATACACGTGATGAAAAACTTTTTCAAAAGTGCTTTCGATACCAATGAGCAGAAGTTGCTTCTCGTGCTCGCACAACACCATACCAAACATCTCACTACCCATCAGATCTATACATTTGCAAAGGAAAAATTCAAAGTCTCCAAGGATTGGCTTTATAGAACGATGAAGCTCTTTACAGAAGAAAAACTCGTTTTATTCATCGAGGACAGATATCAAAAATCCGGGAAGAAGATGTTGATTTTTGACTTTGCCTTTGCGAAATACCTTACCCTGGGACAGCCTTTTATCTTGCAGTTTGAGACGATGATAGCCTTGGCCCTTATGAAACACGGCATTGAGGTAGAGACACTCGGGATACATGGATATGTCACAAAAAACAATGAACTGATCATCCCTGCGCCTTTTGAGAGCGAAGAGAGTCTCTGGGTAAAATCCCAAAGCAAGTTTTCTATCTACAAAAAGTACGGGATCAAAAAAGTGACCATTGTCACAGTGGCCAATACCTACGAATATCATATAGAAAAACTCTATTTTGAAGCGATCCCTTTTAATGAATGGAGTGTCATCAATGCTGAAGAGTAA